Proteins co-encoded in one Acidobacteriota bacterium genomic window:
- a CDS encoding glucose-1-phosphate adenylyltransferase, with protein MMGQHDNVVAVILGGGAGSRLFPLTGERSKPAVPLGGTYRLIDVPVSNCINSEITQIFVLTQYNSASLNRHISRTYRFSNFSSGFVEVLAAEQTKDNPQWFQGTADAVRQMLPHLRDWRVDTLLILSGDHLYRMDYRKFLDRHFSTGADLTVSVVPCRPDEAPEFGLLKADPDGRIVEFKEKPKGADLESMRVDTTSFGLTADESAGRPFLASMGIYVFNYNKLVELLKTDNSWVDFGREIIPAAIEKYTVQAHLFKDYWEDIGTIRAFYEANLDLAAPLPKFNFFDASAPIYTRSRYLPPSKLIGCDIDNSMVSEGCILNGVRIRKSIIGLRSRIDSGANIEESIIMGSDIFESISEIRSNIDSNKPHIGIGENTVIRRCIVDKNVRIGNNVKLLNLNNIEFYDAPDKSVYIREGIIIVPKNATIPDGTEL; from the coding sequence ATGATGGGACAGCACGATAACGTTGTGGCGGTAATACTCGGTGGCGGTGCAGGTTCGCGGCTCTTTCCGCTGACCGGCGAACGTTCAAAACCTGCGGTTCCACTTGGCGGAACCTATCGTCTCATCGACGTTCCAGTCTCGAATTGCATCAATTCCGAGATCACACAGATCTTTGTTCTAACGCAGTACAACTCGGCTTCACTCAATCGGCACATCTCACGGACATACCGATTCTCTAATTTCTCATCGGGCTTTGTCGAAGTTTTGGCCGCGGAACAGACGAAAGATAACCCTCAATGGTTCCAGGGAACGGCCGACGCGGTCCGCCAAATGCTGCCGCACCTTCGCGATTGGCGTGTCGATACGCTTTTGATCCTGTCGGGTGACCATCTCTACCGGATGGATTACCGCAAGTTCCTCGACCGCCATTTCTCAACGGGCGCGGATCTGACCGTTTCCGTTGTTCCCTGCCGCCCTGACGAAGCTCCGGAATTTGGCCTGCTTAAAGCAGATCCGGATGGCCGTATCGTTGAATTCAAGGAAAAACCGAAGGGTGCAGATCTCGAATCGATGCGTGTTGACACGACGAGTTTTGGGCTGACGGCGGATGAGTCAGCGGGCCGGCCCTTTCTGGCATCGATGGGTATTTACGTTTTTAATTACAACAAGCTCGTTGAGCTCTTAAAAACAGACAACTCCTGGGTCGATTTCGGCCGCGAGATCATCCCTGCCGCGATCGAGAAATATACCGTCCAGGCTCATCTATTCAAGGATTATTGGGAGGATATCGGAACGATTCGAGCATTCTATGAAGCGAATCTGGACCTCGCGGCTCCGCTGCCGAAATTTAACTTCTTCGATGCTTCAGCACCCATCTACACCCGCAGCCGGTATCTGCCGCCGTCAAAGCTGATCGGCTGTGATATCGATAATTCAATGGTCTCCGAGGGCTGCATCCTAAACGGCGTCCGCATTCGAAAATCGATCATAGGCCTTCGAAGCCGTATCGACAGCGGTGCGAACATCGAAGAATCGATCATCATGGGCTCGGACATTTTTGAATCTATCAGTGAGATCCGTTCCAACATTGACAGCAATAAGCCGCACATCGGCATCGGCGAAAACACGGTTATTCGCCGCTGCATCGTCGATAAGAATGTCCGTATCGGAAACAACGTAAAACTGTTGAATCTAAATAATATTGAGTTCTACGATGCTCCGGACAAGTCTGTATATATCCGCGAGGGTATTATCATCGTTCCCAAGAATGCGACGATCCCTGATGGAACGGAGTTATAG
- a CDS encoding S46 family peptidase — protein MKPIKDRFLSLAMIFAVLVSTSSFALAFDEGMFAPGQIAALPLSKRGLKIKPNEIYNPGGVGLTDAVIRLSVGCTAEFVSPDGLILTNHHCGFDALVKASTPDKDLVETGFKTESRAGEISAKDYSIFITNREEDVTARVKAGTEGLTGAALADAYKKNSDAVAAAEQAKAKPGAVVRVQMLNNGFFFYLYETQQIKDVRVVYAPPRNIGIFGGDPDNFEWTRHTGDFTFLRAYTAPDGSSAAYSPNNVPFKPKKFLTMNIGGLKDNDFVFVLGYPGGTTRYRESWSIKYAREANFPFLEKYLDALSTSLRKIGETNEEKRIAFQSDIANYDNSRKVYGGGAFRLRRANVVEQRQAEEAKLATWIAANADRQKKYGNVLAELKSLSEETNATSKRDVIVRRLPDPLSMPTFGQIYAAVAATSGPNAKPFTDEQRAAKLKEVEEAYKEREPAHELELLKAFLKWLDELPADQKFAPAETLFGSLKGKARRDAEAKFADTIVNGEYSSAQRVAGLYGPRTMDFNKEREDILGFARGLNQEHQALGARTANFNANINRLRVAYMGALTEMQGKSPVYPDANSSLRFSYGNIKGYAPREAEFRTPFTTMKGMLEKDTGINPFDAPQKLKDLQAAKDFGRYGEGDSVVVNFLSTTDIIGGNSGSPILNGNGEQVGLCFDGNYEGLGNDFYYDPDYNRTISVDIRYVLFVVEKFGGAKWVVDEMKVVGKK, from the coding sequence GCACGGCGGAATTCGTCTCGCCCGACGGCCTGATCCTGACCAATCACCACTGCGGATTCGACGCTCTGGTCAAGGCTTCGACGCCGGACAAAGACCTCGTCGAAACCGGTTTTAAGACAGAGAGCCGTGCCGGCGAGATCTCCGCTAAGGACTATTCGATCTTCATCACCAACCGCGAAGAGGACGTCACCGCCCGCGTCAAAGCCGGGACCGAAGGCTTGACCGGAGCTGCACTCGCTGACGCTTACAAGAAAAATTCCGATGCCGTTGCCGCGGCTGAACAGGCGAAGGCAAAGCCCGGTGCGGTCGTCCGTGTACAGATGCTGAACAACGGATTTTTCTTCTATCTCTACGAAACGCAGCAGATCAAAGACGTTCGCGTAGTTTACGCACCGCCGCGTAACATCGGTATCTTTGGCGGCGACCCTGACAACTTTGAATGGACGCGGCACACCGGCGATTTCACGTTTCTCAGAGCCTACACGGCTCCGGACGGATCTTCGGCAGCCTACTCGCCAAACAACGTGCCGTTCAAGCCAAAGAAATTTCTCACAATGAACATCGGCGGCCTGAAAGACAACGATTTCGTTTTTGTGCTTGGTTATCCGGGCGGGACGACGCGTTACCGCGAGAGCTGGTCGATCAAATATGCCCGCGAGGCCAACTTCCCTTTCCTCGAAAAGTATCTCGATGCTCTGAGCACGTCATTGCGAAAGATCGGGGAAACGAACGAGGAAAAACGGATCGCTTTCCAAAGCGACATTGCCAATTATGACAATTCGCGCAAGGTTTACGGCGGCGGCGCTTTCCGGCTTCGTCGTGCGAACGTCGTCGAGCAGCGTCAGGCCGAAGAGGCCAAACTCGCTACATGGATCGCCGCTAATGCCGATCGTCAGAAAAAGTATGGCAATGTGCTCGCAGAGTTAAAGTCGCTGTCAGAAGAAACAAATGCCACGTCAAAGCGTGATGTGATCGTCCGTCGTCTACCCGATCCGCTGTCGATGCCGACATTCGGCCAGATCTATGCAGCCGTCGCCGCAACCAGCGGCCCGAACGCCAAGCCATTCACCGACGAGCAGCGTGCCGCCAAGCTCAAAGAAGTCGAGGAGGCATATAAAGAACGAGAGCCAGCCCACGAACTTGAGTTGCTCAAGGCATTCCTAAAATGGCTCGACGAGCTGCCAGCCGACCAGAAGTTTGCACCCGCCGAGACTCTTTTCGGTTCGCTCAAGGGCAAAGCCCGCCGCGATGCCGAAGCTAAATTCGCCGATACCATCGTGAATGGCGAATATTCGTCGGCACAAAGAGTTGCTGGGCTTTACGGTCCGCGTACGATGGACTTCAACAAGGAGCGCGAGGATATCCTCGGCTTTGCCCGCGGCCTGAACCAGGAGCATCAGGCTCTCGGAGCTCGAACGGCTAACTTTAACGCAAACATCAACCGGCTTCGGGTTGCCTACATGGGTGCTTTGACCGAGATGCAGGGCAAATCGCCGGTCTATCCGGACGCGAATTCTTCGCTCAGATTTTCGTACGGCAACATCAAAGGCTATGCCCCGCGCGAAGCCGAATTCCGTACACCTTTCACCACAATGAAAGGTATGCTGGAGAAGGACACGGGCATTAATCCGTTCGACGCTCCGCAGAAACTCAAAGATCTGCAAGCGGCGAAAGATTTCGGACGATACGGTGAAGGCGACAGCGTCGTCGTCAACTTCCTCTCGACCACGGACATCATCGGCGGCAACTCCGGCTCGCCGATCCTCAACGGCAACGGCGAACAAGTCGGCCTCTGCTTCGATGGCAACTACGAGGGCCTGGGCAACGATTTCTACTACGATCCTGACTACAACCGCACGATCTCAGTAGATATCCGCTACGTTCTCTTCGTCGTAGAAAAATTCGGCGGAGCGAAATGGGTCGTGGACGAAATGAAGGTCGTCGGCAAGAAATAG
- a CDS encoding beta-lactamase family protein, translated as MDIEQPIKKYLPEFDGAGKDGVTVKHLLSHTSGLAAWKPFYLLVDQPNEIVANIAATPLDYRTGSRVVYSDANFILLGRIIEKLYSLPLDRVVEDEIADQLGLWDTGFHPAAELRPRIAACEHGNGFERQTCEDLGFAVELRKIVFEQRRSGARSTMEMLILWAELRATPDCFRLRLRCLRSHFSS; from the coding sequence CTGGATATCGAGCAGCCGATTAAGAAATACCTGCCGGAATTCGACGGAGCGGGTAAAGATGGCGTCACGGTGAAGCATTTGCTGTCACACACTTCGGGTTTAGCGGCGTGGAAGCCGTTCTATTTGCTTGTAGATCAGCCAAACGAGATCGTGGCGAACATTGCGGCGACGCCGCTCGATTACCGGACCGGCAGCCGCGTGGTTTACAGCGATGCGAACTTCATCCTGCTTGGCCGGATCATCGAGAAATTGTATTCGCTGCCGCTCGATCGCGTCGTGGAAGACGAGATCGCCGACCAACTCGGTTTATGGGATACGGGCTTTCACCCCGCGGCGGAACTGCGGCCTCGGATCGCGGCTTGCGAACATGGGAACGGATTTGAGCGACAGACTTGCGAAGACCTTGGATTTGCGGTCGAACTTCGGAAAATCGTTTTCGAACAGAGACGATCTGGGGCGAGGTCCACGATGGAAATGCTCATTTTATGGGCGGAGTTGCGGGCCACGCCGGACTGTTTTCGACTGCGACTGAGGTGCTTGCGATCGCACTTCAGTTCTTAG
- a CDS encoding transglycosylase domain-containing protein — MWYWIKVLTLIFIGAIAVWLAYELITFPAISRLRTENPTTSSMIEFRLSEARAEGREPKKFMIWMPMEQISPHLQRAVLAGEDSRFFQHNGFDWDAIQAAWDEAVKEGEKEAREECEEEAKAAGNPKKDCKPSDDDWIPPMPSFKRGASTVTQQLSKNLFLSEDRNFLRKGREAVYTYFLERELTKKRILEIYLNVIEWGDGVYGAEAAARTYFKKSASDLTREEAAFLSAMIPSPLNVFNPAKNRKRVVRRQKVILRGMNSIKLDYSDK; from the coding sequence ATGTGGTACTGGATCAAAGTTCTAACCTTAATTTTTATCGGAGCTATAGCTGTATGGCTGGCATACGAACTTATCACATTTCCGGCTATTTCACGGCTGCGGACTGAGAATCCCACGACATCTTCTATGATCGAATTTCGTCTTTCTGAGGCAAGGGCAGAAGGCCGGGAACCGAAGAAATTCATGATCTGGATGCCGATGGAGCAGATCTCTCCACACCTGCAGCGGGCTGTGTTGGCGGGAGAGGATTCGCGCTTTTTTCAACACAACGGCTTCGACTGGGACGCGATCCAGGCTGCTTGGGATGAAGCGGTCAAGGAAGGCGAAAAGGAAGCCCGCGAAGAGTGTGAGGAAGAAGCGAAAGCGGCCGGGAACCCCAAGAAAGACTGCAAGCCGAGTGATGACGACTGGATACCGCCGATGCCTAGTTTCAAACGTGGTGCGTCCACTGTCACCCAGCAGTTATCAAAAAATCTGTTTCTTTCCGAGGATCGTAATTTCCTCAGGAAGGGCCGCGAGGCCGTTTACACCTATTTCCTCGAACGCGAATTGACCAAAAAACGCATTCTCGAGATCTATCTCAATGTGATCGAATGGGGCGACGGCGTTTACGGCGCCGAAGCCGCCGCCCGCACCTATTTCAAAAAATCCGCCTCGGACCTGACGCGAGAAGAAGCCGCGTTCCTTTCCGCGATGATCCCGTCACCGCTAAATGTCTTTAACCCGGCAAAGAATCGGAAGCGTGTGGTGCGCCGGCAAAAGGTCATCCTGCGTGGGATGAACTCGATCAAACTCGATTACTCCGACAAATAA
- a CDS encoding VWA domain-containing protein, whose product MKKLAVLLITMGTLVFGAFGQGNTSTRPRVAPTAAPPRILNAPPVTTEDAGPPVLINGNKPTANPTATPPEDDEVIRVETNLVTMPVSVLDRDGRFISGLQQKDFKIFEDGVEQKLDYFQSVEQPFTVILLIDVSPSTQFRIDEIQNAAITFVDQLRPADKVMVVAFDQHVQVMCPATNDRRVLRGAIQQAQFGDGTSLYEAVDYVIQQQLRTIQGRKAVVLFSDGVDTTSRRASYDSTLKDTEEVDALFYTIRYDTSTDMYGGNNNPTPRTGRGGRVTMADILGAILTGGNVSVGSGGRGRGGANSAEYEKGRKYLETLALNSGGRQFEAQSIYNVDAAFAGIAEELRRQYSLGYYPEAVGKVGDRKQIKIRVMRPNVVVRAKNSYVVGKSDRNVAGR is encoded by the coding sequence ATGAAAAAGCTAGCAGTTCTTTTGATCACGATGGGGACGCTTGTGTTTGGAGCGTTTGGGCAGGGGAATACCTCGACGCGTCCGCGTGTCGCTCCGACAGCGGCCCCGCCGCGTATCCTTAATGCGCCACCGGTTACGACTGAGGATGCGGGCCCGCCGGTTCTTATCAACGGCAACAAACCAACTGCCAACCCCACCGCGACGCCGCCTGAGGATGATGAGGTAATTCGGGTCGAAACAAATTTGGTAACGATGCCGGTTTCGGTGCTCGATCGTGACGGACGATTCATATCGGGCCTGCAGCAAAAGGATTTTAAGATATTTGAGGACGGCGTCGAGCAAAAGCTGGATTATTTTCAATCGGTCGAGCAGCCATTCACGGTTATTCTGCTCATCGACGTCAGCCCTTCGACACAATTCCGGATCGATGAGATCCAGAATGCGGCGATCACATTTGTCGACCAGCTCCGTCCGGCTGACAAAGTCATGGTCGTAGCATTCGATCAGCACGTTCAGGTGATGTGTCCGGCAACCAATGACCGGCGCGTTCTTCGCGGAGCTATTCAGCAGGCACAGTTCGGTGACGGCACGAGTCTTTATGAGGCAGTGGATTACGTCATTCAGCAGCAGCTGCGTACGATCCAGGGGAGAAAAGCGGTTGTGCTTTTCTCGGACGGGGTCGATACGACCTCGCGCCGGGCAAGCTATGACAGCACATTAAAGGATACCGAGGAAGTTGACGCCCTGTTTTATACCATTCGGTACGATACCTCGACAGATATGTATGGCGGAAACAATAATCCAACGCCGCGTACAGGCCGGGGCGGACGCGTTACTATGGCTGACATTCTCGGTGCGATCTTGACCGGCGGAAACGTCAGCGTTGGCTCGGGCGGCCGCGGCCGCGGCGGCGCCAATTCTGCCGAATACGAAAAAGGACGCAAGTATCTGGAAACGCTCGCGCTCAACAGCGGCGGCCGGCAGTTCGAGGCACAGTCAATTTACAATGTCGATGCAGCTTTTGCCGGGATCGCAGAAGAGCTTCGCCGTCAGTATTCTCTCGGCTACTATCCCGAAGCTGTAGGTAAAGTCGGCGACCGGAAGCAGATCAAGATACGTGTCATGCGGCCGAATGTTGTCGTCAGGGCAAAAAATAGTTATGTCGTTGGCAAGTCCGACCGGAATGTCGCCGGCCGCTAA
- a CDS encoding Gfo/Idh/MocA family oxidoreductase — protein sequence MGENRKLRVAAIGVGSLGRHHGRNYAELAAEGRVEMFGVCDVNAETAATIAADNKCDSFTNWRDLLGKVDVVSVATPTETHCEIACAFLESGVHVLVEKPIALTLDEADKMIAAAEKSGAKLMVGQLERFNPAMVALRPHITKPLYFEIHRVSPFPNRSLDVDVVLDVMIHDLDAIQWLVGENVKVSEIRAVGIPVISDKVDAANARIEFENGAVANITASRIGTDKIRKTRFYQTGSYVVLDYGTKFASVTSLNPEAAHPLLGISINRLEINDVEPLRAEITAFLDSVEHDAQPPVTGEDGRRALALAVGVLEKIEEHINRLRQQN from the coding sequence ATGGGCGAAAATCGTAAATTACGCGTTGCCGCGATCGGTGTCGGCAGCCTCGGGCGGCATCATGGGCGAAACTATGCCGAATTGGCCGCCGAAGGCCGCGTCGAGATGTTCGGCGTTTGTGATGTTAACGCCGAAACCGCTGCGACGATAGCTGCGGATAATAAATGTGACAGCTTTACGAATTGGCGCGATCTGCTCGGCAAAGTCGATGTAGTTTCGGTCGCGACGCCGACGGAAACGCATTGTGAGATCGCATGTGCGTTTCTCGAATCTGGTGTTCACGTCCTTGTCGAAAAGCCGATCGCTCTGACGCTCGACGAGGCCGATAAAATGATCGCGGCGGCTGAAAAGTCGGGTGCGAAGCTGATGGTCGGGCAACTCGAGCGGTTCAACCCCGCGATGGTCGCTCTGCGGCCCCATATCACGAAACCGCTGTATTTTGAGATCCACCGCGTGTCGCCGTTCCCTAACCGCTCGCTAGACGTCGATGTGGTGCTCGACGTGATGATCCACGACCTCGATGCCATCCAATGGCTCGTTGGCGAGAATGTGAAAGTTTCGGAGATCCGCGCGGTTGGGATTCCGGTCATTTCCGACAAGGTTGATGCCGCGAATGCCCGCATCGAATTTGAAAACGGAGCCGTTGCTAACATCACCGCTTCGCGGATCGGTACTGACAAGATCCGAAAGACACGGTTTTATCAGACAGGGTCGTATGTGGTTCTTGATTACGGTACAAAGTTTGCATCGGTCACCTCGCTCAACCCCGAGGCCGCACATCCGCTGCTTGGTATCTCGATCAATAGGCTTGAGATCAATGATGTCGAACCTTTACGGGCTGAGATCACGGCGTTTTTGGATTCGGTCGAGCATGATGCCCAACCTCCGGTCACCGGGGAGGACGGGCGTCGGGCGTTGGCTTTGGCGGTCGGGGTTTTAGAGAAGATCGAGGAGCATATCAATCGGTTAAGGCAGCAAAATTAG
- a CDS encoding VWA domain-containing protein: MKLRYSAILLVCFAAFASMAFAQSGRTDTKTDGKKNQRSTEPTPSPTPLATPKTLVPASDLTADDGEIIKVNTQLVSIPVRVMDRKGRFIGGLGKEDFKVFENGKEQEIALFSNENEPFTVALVLDMSYSTKFKLAEIQSAAIAFIDQLRPNDRVMVVSFDGEVHMLCEATNERKEIYRAIKSTAIATGTSLYEAVDLVMNNRLRQIDGRKAIILFTDGVDTTSRRSNDLNNLHDAMELDSLIYTIRYDTFADVQNMKNGPIVQQPKISIPTQGGNPLPNMLPTIMTPSSQGTTAAEYEKAAEYLDQLAIRTGGRRYDATSLGNLADAYSKIASELREFYSVAYYPSEDRMPGKSSSVKVKVDKDGVVVRARETYTSRKKPQIH; this comes from the coding sequence ATGAAACTCAGATACTCAGCGATCCTGTTAGTGTGCTTTGCGGCGTTTGCCTCGATGGCCTTCGCTCAATCGGGACGGACTGATACGAAGACTGATGGAAAGAAGAATCAACGTTCCACGGAACCAACACCGAGTCCGACACCACTAGCGACGCCCAAAACGCTTGTGCCCGCAAGCGACCTGACGGCGGATGATGGCGAGATCATCAAGGTGAACACGCAACTAGTTTCGATCCCTGTTCGGGTGATGGACCGCAAGGGGCGATTTATAGGTGGGCTCGGGAAGGAAGACTTCAAGGTTTTTGAGAACGGCAAGGAGCAGGAGATCGCCCTTTTTTCAAACGAGAATGAGCCGTTCACGGTCGCTTTGGTGCTTGATATGAGTTACTCGACCAAGTTCAAGTTGGCGGAGATCCAATCTGCCGCGATCGCATTCATCGATCAGCTCAGGCCAAATGATAGGGTGATGGTCGTTTCATTTGACGGTGAAGTTCATATGCTCTGTGAAGCCACCAATGAACGAAAGGAGATCTATCGGGCGATCAAATCGACGGCCATCGCTACGGGAACCAGCTTGTACGAGGCTGTTGACCTGGTCATGAACAACAGGCTTCGGCAGATAGACGGCCGCAAGGCAATAATTCTGTTCACGGATGGCGTGGATACGACGAGCCGGCGTTCCAATGACCTCAATAACCTTCATGATGCGATGGAGCTTGATTCGCTGATCTATACCATCAGATACGATACGTTCGCTGATGTTCAGAACATGAAGAACGGGCCGATCGTTCAGCAGCCGAAGATATCGATCCCAACCCAGGGCGGCAACCCGCTGCCGAATATGCTTCCAACGATAATGACACCGAGTTCGCAGGGAACCACCGCAGCAGAATATGAAAAGGCCGCCGAGTACCTGGATCAGTTGGCCATTCGCACGGGCGGCCGCCGATATGATGCGACATCACTCGGCAATCTCGCGGATGCCTATTCGAAGATCGCCAGCGAGCTGCGTGAATTCTATAGTGTTGCCTATTATCCGAGCGAGGATCGCATGCCCGGGAAATCGAGCAGCGTCAAGGTCAAGGTCGATAAGGATGGCGTCGTCGTCCGAGCCCGCGAAACCTACACCAGCAGAAAAAAACCACAAATTCACTGA
- a CDS encoding serine hydrolase, protein MGGVAGHAGLFSTATEVLAIALQFLENHTSLLYREDCGRFSHNFTSGMNEHRSFAFQLATTPESTAGTKMSRTSFGHLGFTGTSLWIDPVKDRVFILLTNRTHNRELPFENINAVRRRFHDLGNEYLDKIS, encoded by the coding sequence ATGGGCGGAGTTGCGGGCCACGCCGGACTGTTTTCGACTGCGACTGAGGTGCTTGCGATCGCACTTCAGTTCTTAGAAAACCACACGTCGCTTTTATACCGAGAGGATTGCGGTAGATTTTCTCATAATTTTACGTCGGGAATGAACGAACATCGCTCGTTCGCGTTCCAGCTTGCAACGACGCCGGAATCGACTGCGGGAACGAAAATGTCTAGGACGAGCTTTGGGCATCTTGGGTTTACGGGGACGAGTTTATGGATCGATCCGGTCAAGGATCGGGTTTTTATTTTGCTGACGAACCGCACGCACAACCGGGAGTTGCCATTCGAAAATATAAATGCGGTCCGGCGTCGATTTCATGATCTGGGAAACGAATATCTTGATAAAATTTCATAG
- a CDS encoding cytochrome c3 family protein, whose product MKKKILFGIAALVVFGAVAFMVTFSTNHGLAQVKPPDDVKMPEVIVLGKDSKLGQVTFNHVKHNGGAYSIDGTGPIGCVECHHTAQPAAELLKHPPLKTAWPTDRTTTLTADLFAKGAALTGVAACRDCHARAGEKPKLLATIPEIKHESSTAIISLTNQQALHRNCAGCHTEIAKTNKLTKGPTNMQCTTCHKKTA is encoded by the coding sequence ATGAAAAAGAAAATTCTATTCGGTATAGCGGCGCTTGTGGTCTTTGGTGCAGTAGCGTTTATGGTCACTTTTTCCACGAATCATGGACTCGCTCAGGTTAAACCACCCGATGACGTCAAGATGCCCGAGGTGATAGTTCTTGGCAAGGATTCAAAGCTTGGCCAGGTCACTTTCAATCATGTTAAGCATAACGGCGGAGCTTACAGCATTGACGGAACCGGGCCGATCGGCTGCGTGGAATGTCACCACACCGCCCAACCAGCGGCGGAACTTCTTAAGCATCCACCGCTGAAAACAGCTTGGCCGACCGACCGGACGACAACACTTACTGCCGATCTGTTTGCAAAAGGTGCTGCCCTTACGGGCGTTGCGGCCTGCCGCGACTGTCATGCACGTGCCGGCGAGAAGCCAAAACTCCTCGCCACCATCCCTGAAATAAAGCACGAGTCAAGCACGGCGATCATCTCGCTGACGAATCAGCAGGCACTTCACAGGAATTGCGCCGGCTGCCACACCGAGATCGCGAAAACAAACAAACTGACCAAGGGCCCAACGAATATGCAGTGCACGACGTGTCATAAAAAAACTGCGTAG